The nucleotide sequence AAAATTAAATTAGCGGTACTCACCTTTTTATGCTGTTTTATACTAAATGCACAAACTACAAAACAGCCTAATATTCTTTGGATTGTTTGCGAAGATATAAGCCCGACACTTTCGATGTATGGAGACCACAATGCTAAAACGCCAAACCTTGATAAATTAGCACAAAAAAGTATTGTTTATACCAATGCTTTTGCCACAACAGGAGTTTGTGCGCCAAGTCGTTCGGCGATTATTACAGGCATGCTGCCTTCTTCGATTGGGACGATGCATATGCGGACTGCAAAGGATGTAATGTCATGGGGAAAACGTAGTTATAAAGAAGTTGCAACTAGAGGTGAAGAAAATCCAGAACCAGTATTAGACTTAAAAGGAAATACTATTAGAGAATATTCAGCTGTAGTTCCTGATGGTATAAAATGTTTTACGGAATATTTAAGAGCCAGTGGCTATTATTGTACCAATAATCAAAAAACGGATTATCAATTTGCTGCACCTATCTCGGCTTGGGACGAAAATGATCCCAAAGCACATTGGAGAAATCGACCAGAAGGAAAGCCTTTTTTTTCGGTATTTAATTTAGGGGATACGCATGAAAGCCGAATTTGGTTAAACAAAGATTTGCCATTAACAGTTGATCCTACAAAAGTGTTTTTACCACCTTATTTTCCAGACAATGCTGTCGTTCGTAATGATGTAGCCCGTCATTATAGCAATATCGAGATTATGGATAAAAATGCAGGAATCATTATCGACCAATTAATCAAAGATGGTTTGTATGATGATACGATTATCTTTTTCTACAGTGATCACGGCGGCCCTTTGCCACGTCAAAAAAGAGAGATTTATGAATCAGGTTTAAAAGCACCTTTGTTTATAAAACTTCCTAATAGTCAGACCTTTTCTAAAAATGACCGATTAATTTCATTTACGGATTTAGGA is from Flavobacterium sp. NG2 and encodes:
- a CDS encoding sulfatase — its product is MKIKLAVLTFLCCFILNAQTTKQPNILWIVCEDISPTLSMYGDHNAKTPNLDKLAQKSIVYTNAFATTGVCAPSRSAIITGMLPSSIGTMHMRTAKDVMSWGKRSYKEVATRGEENPEPVLDLKGNTIREYSAVVPDGIKCFTEYLRASGYYCTNNQKTDYQFAAPISAWDENDPKAHWRNRPEGKPFFSVFNLGDTHESRIWLNKDLPLTVDPTKVFLPPYFPDNAVVRNDVARHYSNIEIMDKNAGIIIDQLIKDGLYDDTIIFFYSDHGGPLPRQKREIYESGLKAPLFIKLPNSQTFSKNDRLISFTDLGPTVLSLANVKPPKGIEGRPFLGKYECKSREFVFGTSDRFDEFSDRIRSVRTEKYLYIKNYHPELPKYKDVGYRKSMPMMMNMLTLKEANQLDQYQLSWFQSKVTEELYDIINDPYSMTNLAENPAYQKVLNQLRKQEIKKFEKDYDFGSLPEADMIAKMWPNNTQPITAKPSYSIKNGVLTASCATKSASISYKMSKSKDEKFDVSSKWTLYTQPIPIPKGHYVYIIANRIGFQDSAIVMAK